The window GCGAAGGTATTCTTCTAACCGCCCTGATCCTGTTCCTATTCCTATACAATCTTCGCGCCTTACTGGTCGTCTCGATTACGATGCCGCTTACGATCGTAATCGGGCTGTTCTTCATGCAAGCGCTCGGCTATACCCTCAACGCGCCTACGCTAATGGCCATGGGAATGTCAGTCGGGATACTGGTCACAAACTCTATCGTTGTGCTTGAGGCGATTATCAAGCGCCTCGATGAGACGGGCGACGTCAGAAAGTCAGCTTGCGTCGGAGCAAGTACCGCCTTCATAGCGGTTCTCGCCAGCGCGGGCACCAATATAGTCGTGCTCTTCCCGATAGCGATTATGGGCGGCATGATGGGCATCTTCATCAAGTTCTTCGCGGTCACGATGTTGATTATGACGGCGGTGTCGCTGTTCATTTCGTTTACGCTCACTCCGCTTCTATGCTCCGTAATTTTACGGGCCAGGGTGTCTTCATCCCAATCCTTGCTCGCGAAGATGGAAGGGGGTTGGAACAAGGGATTCGTGCGGGTCATCAATGGCTATCGTGCTGTGCTGGCATTCACTGAGCGGCGGAGATGGGCGGCGATATCATTCATGGTGGTTGTTGCACTCGCTCTTCTGCAATCTATAGCTATGATTCCGCGCCTGGGAATGGGATTCATGTCTGAGCCAGACCAAGGCACGATTATTGTCAAGCTCGAGTTTCCCACCCACAACGATCTCGGCAAGACAGCGCTGCAACTGCGTCAGGCTGAGGAACTGCTGAGAGACGTTCCCGAGGTGCGCCATTCATTGAGTACGATCGGCAAGGTCGAGGGCGCCATGGGCCAGGCGACCGAGGGCGTCCATCTAACTCAGATACTGCTCAAGTTCAGCGACAGAGATGAGCGAAAGATTACCATTGGGGAGCTAATGGAGGAGGTCCGGACTAGATTGGCCGATATGCCCGACTGCATCGTATCATTATCGATACCCTCGCCCGTCGGCGGTCAATCGTCCGATATAGAACTTGAGATCGCCGGAGAGAACCTCGACACACTTGACGACCTGGCGCTGAAGGTTAAGGGCCTTGCCCGCCAAATCGGCGGCGTGACTGATCTGGATACAACCGTCCGGATAGGCAAGCCCGAGCTTCGCATTGAACCCAAACGGGCGGTGCTATCCGACATCGGTCTTCCGGCCGCGTCCTTGGGGATGGCGATGAGAGCGAATCTCGAGGGCATTACCGCCGGCACATTCAAGCAGGGGGCGAGGAATTACGACATCGTGGTGGAACTTGAAGAGGAGGAGGGAAAGGAGCAGGTTCAGCAGTTTCTTTTTCCCGGGGTTCCTGGACATCCTTTGTTGCTGACAAGCTTGGGTCAGATAGAGGAGAGCCTTTCTCCAGTCCAGATCACGCGCAAGGACAAGCGGCGAGTGTCGAAGACGTTTGCTAACCTTCTGCACGGAAAACCTATGGGCACGGCTGTGAGCCAGATAGGTGAGAAGATTGACGATGCGAATATCATTCCTCCGGGATATGGCTACACATTCGCTGGCATGTATGAAGTTATGGCTGAGGGTCAGGCAGGACTGGCCGAAGCTGCCATCATCGCAGCGATGCTAGTGATTCTCACTCTGTCAGCGATTCTGGAGTCATTCAAGCAGCCCATTGTAATAATCGTGACGCTTCCACTTACAATAATCGGGATAATTTGGGCACTGTTCATAACTGGGAAGAGCATTGAGATATTCGTTCTCGTCGGCGCCGTTATGCTCATCGGCATCGTGGTCAACAACGCCATCTTGATCATAGACCAATTCAACGTCCACCTGAGGGAGGGTGTCCCGCGACACAAGGCGATGATTGGCGCAGCATGCGAACGCTTCAGACCTATCGTCATGATTACGTTGGCCGCAGTCTTGGGGATGCTGCCGATGGCGTTTGGAACCGGGATAGGGGCGGAGATGAGAAACGCGATCGGAATCGCCTCGGCCGGCGGCATACTCGTCTCCGGCATCCTCACCGTCTTAGTATTGCCAATAATATATGACCTTTTCACACGCAGAGGGAAAACTACGAAGCAGCGCTCCACCAATGGCGCCGGAGAATAGCTGTGTATGAAAAGTCTGAAGAATTGTGAGTCATGGCCTCTTGGTAATCATCACTGTTGTCATTTCTTAGGCGGTTTTTGTCAGGAAGTTCTTTTTGTGCTCTGCGAGCAACTGCATGTTCAGATAGCGCTCGCCTCAATCCAATCCTCGTGGACCGGGACAGCCAAAGCCCGCACGAGCCGCAGGCAACTCTCGGCATTCGGGAAGATACGCACCGCCCGCGTCCGACGCCTAATCTCCTCTGAAACACTACCCTTGACAGCTGGGCGCCCTTGATCCTAGATAGACGCTCCTATAAGTGGCGATCATTTATTTGCGGAGGTGAGTCATGGAGCGCGACGAGGCACTCAAACTTGTTAAACAGAGCGTCAAGAACAAGAATCTCGTGAAACACATGCTGGCGACCGAGGCGGTAATGGGGGCGTTGGCCGAGCGATTCGGCGAGGAGGTGAGGAATTGGGGCCTTGCGGGCCTTCTCCACGACATCGATTACGACGAGACGGCCAGTGATTTTGCGAGGCACGGGTTTATGTCGGCTAAGATTCTTGAAGAGAAAGGCGTTGATGATGCGATTCTTCATGCGATCAAGGCGCATCCGGGCCACATCCCAGCCGAGACGAGGATGGCAAAGGCGCTTTACGCGGTGGACCCGCTGACAGGGCTGATCGTTGCGGCAGCGTTGATACATCCGGACAAGAAGCTCGGTTCAATCGACGGGCAGTTCGTTCTGAATCGCTTCAAGGAGAAGCAATTTGCGAGGGGAGCCAATCGCGAGCAGATCAAAACCTGCGATCGGCTCGGAATGACGCTTCAGGAGTTCGTTGAGGTGGCACTTTCGGCGATGCAGGGCATAAGCAAGGAGCTGGGCTTGTAGCCCGTCTGGTTGTTCTCCGAGCTGGCTGGCTGGCTAAAGCTGGCGAGTTGTAGTTACATTCGTGGTCAACTGCGACGGAACCCACAACCTACATCCCGGACCGGATAATAATCTTGACACTAGGAGGTATGCTTCTTAGATTTCCTCACGGTGAATAATGATGTGCCGAGATAGCTCAGTCGGTAGAGCGAAGGACTGAAAATCCTTAGGTCCGCAGTTCGATTCTGCGTCTCGGCATTTTCCTCTTTTTGTGCTTCAATGATCTGATCAGTGGGGCCTTTTCTGTTAAGCTAATTATGGGGTGGGTCATGTCAGAAGTAGAAGATGTCTATGCACGGGAGATACTCGATTCACGAGGGAATCCGACGCTGGAGGCGCTGGTTCTGCTAGAGAGTGGTGCGTATGGCCGTGCCGCCGTCCCTTCCGGTGCGTCGGTTGGGACGCGAGAGGCGCTTGAGCTTCGTGACGGCGACAAGAGCCGGTTTGGAGGCAAGGGCGTTCTGAAGGCGGTTGGCGCGGTGAATGAGACCATTGCGGTGGAGATATGTGGTCTCGACGCTCTGAATCAAGCTGCGATTGATAGCGTTATGATCGAGCTGGACGGGACCGAGAACAAGAGCCGTCTGGGCGCCAACGCAATACTCGGCGTTTCGCTGGCGGTTGCGAAAGCTGCGGCGTTGGAGTTGGGGCTTCCGCTTTACAGATACATCGGTGGAGTCAATGCAAAGGTTCTGCCAGTTCCGCTGGTCAATATCGTGAACGGTGGAATTCATGCCGATAACCCGCTCGATATTCAGGAGTTTATGATAGTGCCTGTGGGCGCCCCTACTTTTGCCGCAGCGATTCGGATGTGCGCCGAGGTATTTCACACGCTAAAGGACCTCCTGAAAGCGAAAGGCCACGCGACTTCGGTCGGAGATGAGGGCGGTTTCGCTCCCAACATCGGTTCCGCGGACGAGGCGCTTGGTTTGATGGTTGACGCGATTGAGAAGGCGGGCTACAAGCCGGGCGATGACGTATCGCTTGCGTTGGACTCGGCTGCGAGCGAGTTCTACAAGGACGGCAAGTACATTCTCTCTGGGGAGAGCAGAGCGCTTTCCTCGGGCGAGATGGTCAAGTTCTATCAGGGCCTCGTTGACAAATATCCGATCGTCTCGATCGAGGACGGCATGGCGGAGGAGGATGAGGCCGGTTGGAGGGCTCTGATGGAGGCGATGGGCGATAGGATACAGATAGTCGGCGACGATCTATTAGTTACGAACACCAAGCTTATCGCCGCGGGAATCGAGAACAGACTGGCCAATTCCGTGCTGATTAAGTTGAACCAGATCGGAACGCTGACCGAGACGCTGGACGCCATTGAGATGGCGAAGCGGGCGTCGTGGACGGCCGTCGTCTCGCACCGTTCAGGCGAAACGGGGGATGTT of the bacterium genome contains:
- a CDS encoding efflux RND transporter permease subunit gives rise to the protein MFLSNASVRRPIAMGCLIIALSLLGINSYRKMNLELMPKVDVPYITITTVYPGASPKEIETDIAKRIEDQMVTIDGLKHINSACMENACQTFLEFHLEVDVDIAATDVREKLDLIRSDFPEGVEDPKILKFDLNAAPIIQLALTGDASIDDLYDYADNTLRDRITVLPGVADVQLIGGAEREVHVSLDRRELAARGLSSTDVVGAIQQGIRTIPSGRIREKGVEYAVKFDADYDRVEDIGELEVASKEGQRCYIKDIGRVHMTTEELRQKADINGRPCVAIKVVKKADANAVRVVNMVREAMDELKQQLPGGMELVWVTDTGRFIESTVDSAWLNVGEGILLTALILFLFLYNLRALLVVSITMPLTIVIGLFFMQALGYTLNAPTLMAMGMSVGILVTNSIVVLEAIIKRLDETGDVRKSACVGASTAFIAVLASAGTNIVVLFPIAIMGGMMGIFIKFFAVTMLIMTAVSLFISFTLTPLLCSVILRARVSSSQSLLAKMEGGWNKGFVRVINGYRAVLAFTERRRWAAISFMVVVALALLQSIAMIPRLGMGFMSEPDQGTIIVKLEFPTHNDLGKTALQLRQAEELLRDVPEVRHSLSTIGKVEGAMGQATEGVHLTQILLKFSDRDERKITIGELMEEVRTRLADMPDCIVSLSIPSPVGGQSSDIELEIAGENLDTLDDLALKVKGLARQIGGVTDLDTTVRIGKPELRIEPKRAVLSDIGLPAASLGMAMRANLEGITAGTFKQGARNYDIVVELEEEEGKEQVQQFLFPGVPGHPLLLTSLGQIEESLSPVQITRKDKRRVSKTFANLLHGKPMGTAVSQIGEKIDDANIIPPGYGYTFAGMYEVMAEGQAGLAEAAIIAAMLVILTLSAILESFKQPIVIIVTLPLTIIGIIWALFITGKSIEIFVLVGAVMLIGIVVNNAILIIDQFNVHLREGVPRHKAMIGAACERFRPIVMITLAAVLGMLPMAFGTGIGAEMRNAIGIASAGGILVSGILTVLVLPIIYDLFTRRGKTTKQRSTNGAGE
- a CDS encoding HD domain-containing protein; this translates as MERDEALKLVKQSVKNKNLVKHMLATEAVMGALAERFGEEVRNWGLAGLLHDIDYDETASDFARHGFMSAKILEEKGVDDAILHAIKAHPGHIPAETRMAKALYAVDPLTGLIVAAALIHPDKKLGSIDGQFVLNRFKEKQFARGANREQIKTCDRLGMTLQEFVEVALSAMQGISKELGL
- the eno gene encoding phosphopyruvate hydratase; its protein translation is MSEVEDVYAREILDSRGNPTLEALVLLESGAYGRAAVPSGASVGTREALELRDGDKSRFGGKGVLKAVGAVNETIAVEICGLDALNQAAIDSVMIELDGTENKSRLGANAILGVSLAVAKAAALELGLPLYRYIGGVNAKVLPVPLVNIVNGGIHADNPLDIQEFMIVPVGAPTFAAAIRMCAEVFHTLKDLLKAKGHATSVGDEGGFAPNIGSADEALGLMVDAIEKAGYKPGDDVSLALDSAASEFYKDGKYILSGESRALSSGEMVKFYQGLVDKYPIVSIEDGMAEEDEAGWRALMEAMGDRIQIVGDDLLVTNTKLIAAGIENRLANSVLIKLNQIGTLTETLDAIEMAKRASWTAVVSHRSGETGDVFIADLAVACNTGQIKTGSVCRAERVAKYNRLLEIEEELDFLAEYPGKAAFGR